A region of Cellulophaga sp. RHA19 DNA encodes the following proteins:
- a CDS encoding peroxiredoxin-like family protein: protein MIKPREKAPELSIELVNDTTWKLSEQSPENFTLILFYRGKHCPVCQKQLEQLQKSLPKFTERGVNVIAISTDTEEVVKATHKEWDINDIPLGHSFSIDEARKWGLFISSGIKQEPEFFAEPGLFLITPDQTIYWESIQSMPFGRPEFRDVLGGIDYILKADYPARGEA, encoded by the coding sequence ATGATAAAACCTAGAGAAAAAGCCCCAGAATTAAGTATAGAGTTAGTAAATGATACCACTTGGAAGTTGAGTGAACAATCACCAGAAAACTTTACTTTAATTCTTTTTTATAGAGGTAAACATTGTCCTGTTTGTCAAAAACAATTAGAGCAATTACAAAAATCGCTTCCTAAATTTACAGAGCGTGGCGTTAATGTTATTGCCATTAGCACAGATACAGAAGAGGTAGTAAAAGCAACACACAAAGAATGGGATATTAATGATATTCCGCTTGGACACAGTTTTTCTATTGATGAAGCAAGAAAATGGGGATTATTTATTTCTAGTGGAATAAAGCAAGAGCCTGAGTTTTTTGCAGAACCAGGGCTGTTTTTAATTACACCAGACCAAACAATTTACTGGGAGTCTATACAATCTATGCCTTTTGGACGTCCAGAATTTAGAGATGTTTTAGGTGGAATAGATTATATTTTAAAAGCTGACTACCCTGCTAGAGGAGAAGCATAA
- a CDS encoding cold-shock protein, which translates to MSKGTVKFFNDEKGFGFITEEGSGKDIFVHISGLVDEIREGDEVEYEVTEGKKGLNAANVRVL; encoded by the coding sequence ATGAGTAAAGGAACAGTAAAATTCTTCAACGATGAAAAAGGTTTTGGTTTTATCACTGAAGAAGGTTCAGGTAAAGATATCTTTGTACACATCTCTGGTTTAGTAGACGAAATTCGTGAAGGCGATGAAGTTGAATACGAGGTTACAGAAGGTAAAAAAGGTTTAAACGCAGCAAACGTAAGAGTTTTATAA
- a CDS encoding pseudouridine synthase, translating into MSNSHHIHYKMYKPYGVLSQLASNDNNQIKKKFLSELYNFPKGIMPVGRLDEKSEGLLLLTTNGKLSDDINRSGIEKEYYAQLDGLITDEAIAKLEKGVEIGLKGTTYITKTCIAKRIEEPTNLPTPNAKIRLGRHRPSSWVSICITEGKFRQIRKMTAAVGFPTLRLVRVRIDNIMLDNLTTGEVIPILLEY; encoded by the coding sequence ATGTCTAACAGTCATCATATTCACTACAAAATGTATAAACCTTATGGTGTACTTAGTCAGTTGGCTAGTAATGACAATAATCAAATTAAAAAAAAGTTTTTATCTGAACTTTATAATTTTCCAAAGGGAATAATGCCAGTTGGTCGGTTAGATGAAAAGTCTGAAGGTTTACTCCTTTTAACTACAAACGGTAAGTTAAGTGATGACATAAATAGATCTGGAATAGAAAAAGAATACTACGCACAATTAGATGGTTTAATTACTGATGAAGCTATAGCTAAACTTGAAAAAGGGGTAGAAATTGGTTTAAAAGGAACTACTTATATAACAAAAACTTGCATTGCTAAACGTATTGAAGAACCTACAAATTTACCAACACCAAATGCTAAAATAAGACTAGGCAGACACAGACCAAGTAGCTGGGTTAGTATTTGTATCACCGAAGGTAAGTTTAGACAAATAAGAAAAATGACTGCAGCTGTAGGCTTCCCTACTCTACGTTTGGTGCGTGTACGCATAGACAACATAATGCTAGATAACCTTACCACAGGAGAAGTAATTCCTATATTATTAGAGTACTAG
- a CDS encoding type 1 glutamine amidotransferase domain-containing protein — translation MNLIKSAIVALTIVMATACNTKKNNQVSEKALETVKTKKENKMKVLFVLTSHDKLGETGKKTGFWVEEFANPYYTLLDKGAEITIATPKGGAAPIDPSSDSPDAATEDTERFNKDAEAKDKIANTKVLADMNADDFDAVFYPGGHGPLWDLANDEKSIALIEKFNEQKKPVAFVCHAPAALKGVKGTDGTPLVNGKKVTGFTNSEEEAVQLTNVVPFLVEDMLKENGGIYSKKEDWAAYAIQDGNLITGQNPASSELVADKLVAELNK, via the coding sequence ATGAATTTAATTAAATCTGCAATTGTAGCATTGACTATAGTTATGGCTACAGCTTGCAACACTAAAAAAAACAATCAAGTTTCTGAAAAAGCTTTAGAGACAGTAAAAACTAAAAAAGAAAATAAAATGAAAGTATTATTTGTATTAACATCACACGATAAATTAGGTGAAACTGGTAAAAAAACTGGTTTCTGGGTAGAAGAATTTGCAAACCCATACTACACATTATTAGACAAAGGTGCAGAAATTACAATTGCAACACCAAAAGGTGGAGCTGCACCAATAGATCCTAGTAGTGATTCTCCAGACGCTGCTACAGAAGACACAGAGCGTTTTAACAAGGATGCAGAAGCAAAAGATAAAATTGCTAACACTAAAGTTTTGGCAGATATGAATGCTGATGATTTTGATGCTGTATTTTACCCAGGTGGTCACGGTCCTTTATGGGATTTAGCAAACGATGAAAAATCTATTGCTTTAATTGAAAAATTTAATGAGCAGAAAAAACCTGTAGCATTTGTATGTCACGCTCCTGCTGCCTTAAAAGGTGTCAAAGGAACAGATGGTACCCCATTAGTTAATGGTAAAAAAGTAACAGGATTTACAAATTCTGAAGAAGAAGCTGTGCAACTTACAAATGTAGTGCCATTTTTAGTTGAAGATATGCTAAAAGAAAATGGAGGTATCTATTCTAAAAAAGAAGATTGGGCTGCATACGCAATACAAGACGGTAACTTAATTACAGGTCAAAACCCAGCTTCGTCTGAGTTAGTTGCTGATAAATTAGTTGCTGAATTAAATAAATAA
- a CDS encoding TetR/AcrR family transcriptional regulator, which translates to MAKLQKSIDKRNALVKATIELVNNNGFHATPMSKIAKMANVSPATIYLYFENKQDLVNKTYIEVKEKFTAYAFATYKKEMSVEESFKLIWNRIADFKFNNTEEAMFLAQCDNTPMVDEPSREEGIKHFQTLLDIWERGRKEGILKQSSDYLMYAYTIIPLSFLIISQKRGAIKLTEEHIQEAYLSAWNSIKAI; encoded by the coding sequence ATGGCAAAATTACAGAAAAGCATAGATAAGCGTAACGCCCTTGTTAAAGCAACTATAGAGTTGGTAAACAACAATGGTTTCCACGCTACACCTATGTCTAAAATTGCTAAAATGGCAAATGTTTCACCTGCTACAATCTATTTATATTTTGAAAATAAGCAAGACTTAGTAAACAAGACTTATATAGAAGTTAAAGAAAAGTTTACAGCCTATGCCTTTGCTACCTATAAAAAAGAAATGTCTGTAGAAGAAAGTTTTAAATTGATATGGAACAGAATTGCAGATTTTAAATTTAATAATACTGAAGAAGCTATGTTTTTAGCTCAGTGTGACAATACACCAATGGTAGACGAACCAAGCCGTGAGGAAGGAATTAAACATTTTCAGACATTATTAGATATATGGGAACGTGGAAGAAAAGAGGGTATACTTAAACAATCATCTGATTATTTAATGTATGCATATACAATTATTCCTCTATCGTTTTTAATTATATCACAAAAAAGAGGCGCAATTAAATTAACCGAAGAACATATACAAGAAGCATATTTATCTGCTTGGAATAGTATAAAAGCAATATAA
- a CDS encoding DoxX family protein — protein MKLIWNILKVLLAVFIIYAGLQHFVKPDFYNPFVPDVLVFKTFIIYASGILEVGLGVLLLVPKFAKKAAFLIFILMLVFLPIHVWDVFSSTPAIGSHQAALIRLPIQLVLIALSYKLYKINA, from the coding sequence ATGAAATTAATTTGGAACATTTTAAAAGTACTTCTTGCTGTATTTATAATATATGCAGGACTACAACATTTTGTAAAGCCAGATTTTTATAACCCTTTTGTACCAGATGTATTGGTATTTAAAACCTTTATAATCTATGCTTCAGGAATTTTAGAAGTTGGTTTAGGTGTACTACTACTTGTTCCAAAATTTGCTAAAAAAGCAGCTTTTTTAATATTTATATTAATGTTAGTTTTTTTACCAATACATGTTTGGGATGTATTTTCTAGCACACCAGCAATTGGTAGTCACCAAGCAGCATTAATAAGGTTACCAATACAATTAGTATTAATTGCATTGTCTTACAAATTATATAAAATTAACGCATAA
- a CDS encoding NADP-dependent oxidoreductase, whose amino-acid sequence MIQTILLKNRPAGKPSVSDFEYVTSESDLKIKDGELLLETAYVSVDPYLRGRMSDAKSYVPPFELNKPVHSGVIAKVIASKNENFAEGDFVSGMLDWKTQQVSTGEGLLKVDKSKAPLSAYLGILGMTGLTAYLGLTEIGKPKAGETLVVSGAAGAVGSVVGQIGKLLGLRVIGIAGTDEKVEMLKSKFGFDAGINYNTTENMTAAIAEAAPNGVDVYFDNVGGPISDAVLYNINKFARMIICGAISVYNNTELPQSVSVQPFLVKNSALMQGFIVSNYADKFPEAMKELSTWLAQDKLTYTETIVEGFENIPAAFIDLFDGKNKGKMIVKI is encoded by the coding sequence ATGATTCAAACAATTTTATTAAAAAACAGACCTGCAGGGAAGCCTTCAGTATCAGATTTTGAATATGTAACAAGTGAATCTGATTTAAAAATTAAAGATGGTGAGTTGCTTTTAGAAACAGCTTACGTATCTGTAGATCCTTATTTAAGAGGTAGAATGAGCGATGCCAAATCTTACGTTCCTCCTTTTGAATTAAACAAACCAGTGCATTCTGGTGTTATAGCAAAAGTAATTGCTTCTAAAAATGAAAATTTTGCAGAGGGCGATTTTGTTTCTGGTATGTTAGACTGGAAAACACAGCAAGTATCTACAGGAGAAGGCCTACTAAAAGTAGACAAATCTAAAGCTCCATTAAGTGCTTATTTAGGTATTTTAGGTATGACAGGTTTAACTGCTTACTTAGGATTAACAGAAATAGGAAAACCTAAAGCAGGTGAAACACTTGTTGTTTCTGGTGCTGCCGGAGCAGTTGGTAGTGTAGTTGGCCAAATTGGTAAACTTTTAGGACTACGTGTAATTGGTATTGCCGGTACAGATGAAAAGGTTGAGATGCTAAAATCTAAATTTGGTTTTGACGCTGGCATTAACTACAACACTACAGAAAATATGACTGCAGCAATTGCAGAAGCTGCACCAAATGGTGTAGATGTTTATTTTGATAACGTAGGCGGACCAATATCTGACGCTGTCTTATACAATATCAACAAATTTGCTAGAATGATAATTTGTGGAGCAATATCCGTATACAACAATACAGAGTTGCCGCAAAGTGTAAGTGTACAGCCATTTTTAGTAAAAAATAGTGCTTTAATGCAAGGCTTTATTGTTTCTAACTACGCAGATAAATTTCCAGAGGCAATGAAAGAATTATCAACTTGGTTAGCACAAGATAAGCTAACTTATACAGAGACTATTGTAGAAGGTTTTGAAAATATTCCTGCTGCTTTTATAGACCTGTTTGATGGTAAAAACAAAGGTAAAATGATTGTAAAAATCTAA
- a CDS encoding iron-containing alcohol dehydrogenase translates to MNNFEYKNPTKIIFGKDTIEKLTSEIPADAKVLMLYGGGSIKKNGIYDQVKTALAKVDMVEFGGIPANPEYDTLMEALKVIKDEKVTYLLAVGGGSVIDGTKFLSAAALYDGDEPWQMLKNKERPSKGLPFGTVLTLPATGSEMNSGLVVSRKETKEKLSMGGPALFPTFSILDPQVITSIPKRQLANGITDAFTHVLEQYMTYPVGGLLQDRFAESILQTLVEVAPTVVKDPTNYEAASNFMWSCTMALNGLIQQGVPGDWAIHMMGHELTALFGIDHARTLAVVTPSHYKYNFEAKKEKLAQYAERVWNVTEGSIDDKAYAAIEKTEAFFHQLGIDTKLSDYTKDYEGTAEEIAKRFTERGWKLGEHQALLPEDAEKIVKMAY, encoded by the coding sequence ATGAACAATTTTGAATACAAAAACCCAACTAAAATAATTTTTGGGAAAGATACAATTGAAAAATTAACTTCAGAAATACCAGCAGATGCTAAAGTTTTAATGCTTTACGGTGGTGGTAGTATAAAGAAAAACGGAATATACGACCAAGTAAAAACTGCTTTGGCAAAAGTAGATATGGTAGAGTTTGGTGGTATCCCAGCAAATCCTGAGTATGATACTTTAATGGAGGCTTTAAAAGTTATTAAAGACGAAAAAGTAACGTATTTATTAGCTGTTGGTGGTGGTTCTGTAATAGATGGTACCAAATTTTTATCTGCTGCTGCATTGTATGATGGTGATGAGCCTTGGCAAATGCTTAAAAATAAAGAGCGTCCTAGTAAAGGACTACCTTTTGGAACAGTATTAACATTACCAGCTACAGGTTCTGAAATGAATTCTGGTTTAGTTGTCTCTAGAAAAGAAACTAAAGAAAAACTTTCTATGGGCGGACCAGCATTGTTTCCAACCTTTTCTATACTAGATCCTCAAGTTATTACATCTATTCCAAAACGTCAATTAGCTAATGGTATTACAGATGCTTTTACACATGTTTTAGAGCAGTATATGACCTACCCAGTAGGCGGACTTTTACAAGATCGTTTTGCTGAAAGTATTTTACAAACACTGGTAGAGGTTGCTCCTACTGTTGTAAAAGATCCAACAAATTACGAAGCTGCATCTAACTTTATGTGGAGTTGTACAATGGCTTTAAATGGCTTAATACAACAAGGAGTTCCTGGAGATTGGGCTATACATATGATGGGACACGAGTTAACAGCCTTGTTTGGTATAGACCACGCACGTACGTTAGCTGTAGTTACTCCTAGTCACTACAAATACAATTTTGAAGCTAAAAAAGAAAAATTGGCACAATATGCAGAACGTGTTTGGAATGTAACAGAAGGTAGTATAGACGATAAAGCTTATGCGGCTATAGAAAAAACTGAAGCTTTCTTTCACCAATTAGGTATAGATACTAAATTATCTGACTATACTAAAGATTACGAAGGTACAGCAGAAGAAATAGCAAAGCGTTTTACAGAGCGTGGATGGAAATTAGGCGAACACCAAGCCCTATTACCAGAAGATGCTGAGAAAATTGTAAAAATGGCATACTAA
- a CDS encoding M3 family metallopeptidase: MKNIYTVALVTILFASCKDGKNKVETTTPDAMSTKDNPLLVESKLPYGAPDFTLIKNEHFKPALQQGIAAQNKAVAKIANNTEPATFDNTILELEKSGTQLQNVQNIFSGLTGAHTNDELQAVQEEMAPKFSELQDGIYLNENLFERVKELYVKRDSLVLDPESYKLLETYFEAFEKAGANLSSEDKETLKKYNTKLATLINSFNKTLLSANNNGAIVFTKKEDLAGLTEAQLKSLENKDGEGWKIPLLNTTQQPLLQSLENRATREKIFKAAFNRADGTKNDTKDIILQIANLRAKKGALLGFTNYAEWSLQGTMAEKPENVFNMFNGLIPAATAKAKNEAEEIQKMITKNGEDFTLAAWDWNRYAEMVKKEKYDLDENAIKPYFEIKTVLEKGVFYAAEKLYGITFKERKDIPTYHKDVMVYELFEENGDKLGLFYADYFARPSKRGGAWMSNFVTQSHLYNKKPVIYNVCNYPKPAEGDAALITYDDVSTMFHEFGHALHGFFANQEYPSLSGTAVARDFVEFPSQFNENWALYPEILKNYALHYKTGEQIPQALIDKIKKAGTFNQGYSLTENLAASNLDMQWHTIASDANVSSANAFEKDALHKTKLDVVSAVPPRYRSTYFAHIFGSGYAAGYYSYLWTEMLHHDAYNWFENNGGLTRDNGQRFRDMVLSRGNTVDLEAMYKNWRGSDPKIEPMLKARGLK, from the coding sequence ATGAAAAATATATACACAGTAGCCCTTGTTACTATTTTGTTTGCCTCTTGTAAAGACGGTAAAAATAAAGTAGAAACAACTACACCAGATGCTATGAGTACAAAAGACAACCCTTTGCTAGTAGAAAGTAAGCTACCTTACGGTGCGCCTGACTTTACATTAATTAAAAATGAACATTTTAAACCTGCTTTGCAACAAGGTATTGCTGCACAGAATAAAGCTGTAGCTAAAATTGCAAATAATACAGAACCAGCTACTTTTGATAATACAATACTAGAATTAGAAAAAAGTGGTACGCAATTGCAAAACGTACAAAACATTTTTTCTGGATTAACAGGTGCACATACCAATGATGAATTACAGGCTGTACAAGAAGAAATGGCACCTAAATTCTCTGAACTACAAGATGGTATTTACTTAAACGAAAATTTGTTTGAGCGCGTAAAAGAGTTGTATGTAAAAAGAGATAGTTTAGTTTTAGATCCAGAGTCTTATAAGTTATTAGAAACTTACTTTGAAGCTTTTGAAAAAGCAGGAGCAAACCTAAGTTCTGAAGATAAAGAAACGTTAAAAAAATACAACACAAAGCTGGCAACGCTTATTAATAGTTTTAATAAAACTTTGTTGTCTGCCAATAATAACGGAGCTATAGTTTTTACAAAAAAGGAAGATTTAGCTGGCTTAACAGAGGCTCAATTAAAATCATTAGAAAATAAAGATGGTGAAGGTTGGAAAATTCCATTGCTTAACACAACGCAGCAACCATTATTACAAAGCTTAGAAAACAGAGCTACCAGAGAAAAAATATTTAAAGCAGCTTTTAACAGAGCAGACGGTACTAAAAATGATACTAAAGATATAATTCTGCAAATTGCAAATTTAAGAGCTAAAAAAGGAGCGTTATTAGGTTTTACTAATTATGCAGAATGGAGTTTACAAGGTACTATGGCAGAAAAACCTGAGAATGTATTTAATATGTTTAATGGTTTAATACCAGCTGCTACTGCTAAAGCAAAAAATGAAGCAGAAGAAATACAAAAAATGATTACCAAAAATGGAGAAGATTTTACTTTAGCCGCTTGGGATTGGAACCGCTATGCAGAAATGGTTAAAAAAGAAAAATATGACTTAGATGAAAACGCTATTAAACCATATTTTGAAATAAAAACTGTTTTAGAAAAAGGCGTTTTTTATGCTGCAGAAAAGTTATATGGTATTACTTTTAAAGAACGAAAAGACATTCCTACCTACCATAAAGATGTTATGGTGTATGAGTTGTTTGAAGAAAACGGAGATAAATTAGGTCTATTTTATGCAGATTATTTTGCTAGACCAAGTAAAAGGGGTGGTGCTTGGATGAGTAATTTTGTAACTCAGTCTCACTTATACAACAAAAAGCCTGTAATTTATAATGTGTGTAATTACCCTAAACCTGCAGAAGGTGATGCTGCTTTAATTACTTATGATGACGTTAGTACAATGTTTCATGAATTTGGACACGCATTACACGGCTTTTTTGCAAATCAAGAATATCCTTCTTTATCTGGTACTGCTGTTGCAAGAGACTTTGTAGAGTTTCCTTCTCAGTTTAATGAAAATTGGGCCTTGTATCCAGAAATATTAAAAAATTATGCGTTACATTATAAAACAGGAGAGCAGATACCACAAGCTTTAATAGATAAAATTAAAAAAGCAGGTACATTTAATCAGGGATATAGTTTAACAGAAAACTTAGCTGCTTCTAATTTAGATATGCAATGGCATACAATTGCTTCAGATGCTAATGTAAGTAGTGCCAATGCTTTTGAAAAAGATGCATTGCATAAAACTAAGTTAGATGTTGTTAGTGCTGTGCCACCACGTTACAGGTCTACTTATTTTGCACATATTTTTGGTAGTGGTTATGCTGCTGGATACTACTCTTATTTATGGACAGAAATGTTACACCATGATGCATATAATTGGTTTGAAAATAATGGAGGTTTAACTCGCGACAATGGGCAACGTTTTAGAGATATGGTACTCTCTAGAGGAAATACAGTAGATTTAGAAGCTATGTATAAAAATTGGAGAGGTAGTGACCCAAAAATTGAACCAATGCTAAAAGCACGTGGATTAAAATAA
- a CDS encoding NAD(P)/FAD-dependent oxidoreductase, which produces MGDRKKVVVIGAGFGGITIAKAFKNKNVDVRLIDQNNYHNFQPLMYQIATGGLEPDSIAYPVRRIFRGYDNVTFRMANVIAVNPKTKELNTTIGAISYDYLVIATGSQNNFFNFEPIKDELLTLKSIPDALNLRSYIFQNLEKALAKKDKEPLDEILNIAIVGGGPAGLELAGALAEMKKHVLPKDFPDLDISKMSINLYEASPNLLNAMSKQASAKSLLYLTKLGVNVHLNSRVSSYENNKLQIGDNSFYTDTVIWTAGVKAAPIEGLPKQAIIGGNRIAIDAYNQVVQTKDIFAIGDVAAHISEEDPKGLPMLAPVAQQQGTHLAKNIIRLANNKELEPFVYKNKGVMATIGRKKAVVDLPKFKFQGTFAWLVWMFIHIMSLVGFKNKLSAFIGWMTNYFTYDRPLGLIIRPFSKRK; this is translated from the coding sequence ATGGGAGACAGAAAAAAAGTAGTAGTTATAGGTGCTGGTTTTGGCGGTATAACTATAGCAAAAGCTTTTAAAAACAAAAATGTAGATGTACGTCTAATAGATCAAAATAATTACCATAATTTTCAGCCTTTAATGTACCAAATTGCCACTGGAGGTTTAGAGCCAGATAGTATTGCATACCCTGTAAGGCGTATTTTTAGAGGATATGACAATGTTACTTTTAGAATGGCAAATGTTATTGCTGTTAACCCTAAAACCAAAGAGCTAAACACAACTATTGGTGCTATTAGTTATGACTATTTAGTAATAGCAACTGGGAGTCAAAATAATTTCTTCAATTTTGAACCAATAAAAGATGAACTGCTAACTTTAAAATCTATTCCTGATGCTTTAAATTTAAGAAGCTACATTTTTCAGAATTTAGAAAAAGCTTTAGCAAAAAAAGATAAAGAGCCATTAGACGAGATTTTAAATATTGCTATTGTTGGTGGAGGACCTGCAGGTTTAGAATTAGCAGGAGCTTTAGCAGAAATGAAAAAACACGTGTTACCTAAAGATTTTCCAGATTTAGATATTTCTAAAATGAGTATAAATCTTTATGAGGCTTCTCCTAATCTATTGAATGCTATGTCTAAACAGGCCTCTGCAAAGAGTTTATTGTATTTAACCAAATTAGGTGTTAATGTGCACTTAAACTCTAGAGTAAGCTCTTATGAGAATAATAAGCTGCAGATAGGTGATAATAGTTTTTATACTGATACCGTAATTTGGACAGCAGGTGTAAAAGCAGCTCCAATAGAAGGTTTGCCAAAACAAGCTATAATAGGAGGTAACCGTATTGCAATTGATGCATACAACCAAGTAGTGCAGACTAAAGATATTTTTGCTATTGGTGATGTGGCTGCGCATATTTCTGAAGAAGATCCCAAAGGTTTACCAATGTTAGCACCAGTGGCACAACAGCAAGGTACTCACTTGGCAAAAAATATAATTAGATTAGCTAATAATAAAGAGTTAGAACCTTTTGTGTACAAGAACAAAGGGGTAATGGCAACTATAGGTCGTAAAAAAGCAGTTGTAGATTTACCTAAATTTAAATTCCAGGGAACCTTTGCTTGGTTGGTTTGGATGTTTATACATATTATGTCTTTAGTAGGGTTTAAAAATAAATTATCTGCTTTTATAGGATGGATGACGAACTATTTTACCTATGATAGACCCTTGGGGTTAATTATTAGACCGTTTAGCAAAAGAAAATAA
- a CDS encoding NAD(P)H-dependent oxidoreductase, with protein sequence MELLDKLNWRYAAKAMNGEIVAEDKIERILEAARLAPTSSGLQPFEIFVVKNQDIKEQIRPIAWNQSVITDCSHLLVFAAWDTYTPERINYMFDLTNEIRGFENEGWENYRQMLLGMYPQKDPEENFTHAAKQAYIAFSHAIMAAAYEKVDATPLEGFEPDAVDKILGLREKGLRSAVLLPLGYRKTEEDWLVNLVKVRKPMTDLVTVIE encoded by the coding sequence ATGGAATTATTAGATAAATTAAATTGGAGATACGCTGCCAAAGCAATGAATGGAGAAATAGTTGCAGAGGATAAAATAGAACGTATTTTAGAAGCTGCACGTTTAGCACCAACATCTAGCGGTTTACAGCCTTTTGAAATTTTTGTAGTAAAAAATCAAGATATAAAAGAACAAATTAGACCAATAGCTTGGAACCAATCTGTAATTACAGACTGCTCTCACCTATTAGTTTTTGCTGCTTGGGACACATATACACCGGAGCGTATAAATTATATGTTCGACTTAACAAACGAAATTAGAGGTTTTGAAAATGAAGGTTGGGAAAACTACCGTCAAATGTTGTTAGGTATGTACCCGCAAAAAGACCCTGAAGAAAATTTTACACACGCTGCTAAACAAGCATATATTGCCTTTTCTCATGCAATTATGGCTGCTGCTTATGAAAAAGTAGATGCCACACCATTAGAAGGTTTTGAGCCAGATGCTGTAGATAAAATTTTAGGACTAAGAGAAAAAGGCTTGCGTAGCGCAGTTTTATTACCATTAGGATATAGAAAAACAGAAGAAGATTGGTTAGTAAATTTAGTTAAGGTAAGAAAACCTATGACCGATTTAGTAACTGTAATAGAATAA
- a CDS encoding KTSC domain-containing protein, producing the protein MKRINQYKKMFSVENNIELKSLKTSYRKLVKEWHPDKFQEGDAKREEAEIKSREIIDGYHFLVSIAPETKVANAEEYKALTTTSGILDFQHNGQLLEVTFLDGTTYEYFGVPKKIYAKMINSDKIYRFAKRNIFESYMYRKSKKNTQEA; encoded by the coding sequence ATGAAACGAATAAATCAATATAAGAAAATGTTCTCTGTTGAGAATAACATAGAACTTAAGTCATTAAAAACTAGTTATAGAAAATTAGTTAAAGAGTGGCATCCAGATAAGTTTCAAGAAGGTGACGCTAAGCGTGAAGAAGCAGAAATTAAAAGTAGAGAAATTATAGATGGTTACCATTTTCTTGTAAGTATAGCTCCAGAAACTAAAGTGGCTAATGCAGAAGAATATAAGGCATTAACAACTACTTCTGGTATTTTAGATTTTCAGCATAATGGTCAGCTTTTAGAAGTAACATTTTTAGATGGTACTACTTATGAGTATTTTGGAGTTCCTAAAAAAATATATGCAAAAATGATTAATTCTGATAAGATTTATCGTTTTGCAAAACGTAATATTTTTGAGTCTTATATGTACCGTAAGTCTAAGAAAAACACGCAAGAAGCATAG